The following nucleotide sequence is from Halobacteriovorax sp. DA5.
TTGGCTAAGGATAAATATGCTGAGCTCGAAAAAGCAGAGCTTGAAAGACGTGCAGAAGAAAAGAGAAAATTAATTCAGGCAAAAGTTAAGACGCTTCTTGATAAAGCTACAGAAGCGGTAAAAGAGCGTAATGTCACTTTGTCTCGTGGACTATTTCAACAGATTAAAGAACTTGATCCTAATAATTATGATGTTGCTAACCTTGAGTTAGAACTGGATTCCTATATTAAGGAAAAAAATCGAAAGGAACTTGAAGAAGCGCAGAAGAAAGCTGAACGCCAGCGTATGGTAGATGCTCTTAAACCAGGTGAAACTTTATTTCTTCAAGAAGAATGGTATAAGGCAATTGGAGCTCTAGAGTTATTCATTAGTGAAAAATCAATGGATGAAGATCTAATGAAGAAAGCAATTGATATGCTTAAAAAGTCACGTCAGAATCTTAAGAATATAACTGGCCCACTTTTGGGTAAGGCCCGTTCACTTAAAGAAGCAGAAGATCTTAAGGCATCTTATGAAGTTTTTAAGGAAGTCTTACGCTATAATCCTAATGAATTAGATGCACAAAGTGAACTCGATGATATCAATGATACGTTAACGAGAAGAGCCCGTAAGGTATATCGTCAAGGTTTAATCTCTGAATCGTTAGGTTCATTTGAGGATGCCAGAGAAAAGTTTCAAGAGGTGCAACAAATCTCACCTATGGATAATGAATATTATATTAAAGCGAGTGAAAGGCTAAAAAATCTATGAGAGAAATTCAAAGCTTCTTTGCTAGAACACATCAAGGGCCATATCTTAATCTAAATGAGGATAATACCTTTATTAATCTTAAACAGAAAATTTTTGGTATATTTGATGGATTTGGAGGTTCTGGAATTTCTGATAGAAATCTAGAAAGTGCTAAGCAGTCAATTGATCTTTATTTCTCAAAGTTGTCTGGAGATCCGAATGCTACAATGCCTTACTTTTATTCACCTCAGTATGTACTAGAAACTAATGCTCTAGTGAATGCGATGTTTATTGCTCATAAAAACTTACTAAATATCAACAAGAGTAAACCTCTTAATGATAAAGGTGGGGTTTCTGCTGCTTTAACGATGCTTTCTGAAAATATTTTATCAATCGTTTCATGTGGTAATTGCTTGGTTCTTATGTACCGAGATGGGGATTTATCTCTAATTAATACACCTGATTGTGTTAAACAGATTTCAATTTCTGATAACTCGCACCAAAAAAGTACATTTCCTCTCGTTGCTTTGGGTCTTTATGAAGACTTATCCCCTAAAATTTGGGAGTTAAACGTAGAACCAAATGATCGTATTATTGTCTTAAGTGATGGTGTCTACGGAAGTTTAAGCCTTCATGATATTAAAAGAATTATTCAAGAATCAACTCAAGATGAAGTTATTCAGATTGATAATCTTTTTGACGGTGCAAATCGTCGAGGTAATCTAGATAATCAGTCAGCTATTATCTATTCAATCGTATAGAAACATACCGTAATCATTAAAACTGTCTCTTGCTTAGCTGGATTTTTTGCGTAACAATATATTGAGGTTTTATATGAGTAAAAAGGTATTAGTTGCTGACGACAGTCAGACAATCCAAAAAGTAATTAGTATTACATTCGCAAATCAAGATTTTGAAATTGTTTCAGCTCTTGATGAGTCTGAATTATTTTCTAAAAATGACGATTTTGATCTAATCTTATTAGACTTTGGTCTTTCAGATGATGGATATAAATTAGGTGAAGAAACACGTAAGAAGTTTCCTACAACTCCAGTTCTGGCCATGTTAGGAACATTTGATATCGTTGATGAAAATAAGCTTCGTAGTAGCGGATATTCTGACAAAGTTGTTAAGCCATTTGAAACAGAGAAATTTATTTCACTTTGTAATGAATTGATCGAAAGTGAAGTTTCAACAACAGATACAACACA
It contains:
- a CDS encoding PP2C family serine/threonine-protein phosphatase, whose translation is MREIQSFFARTHQGPYLNLNEDNTFINLKQKIFGIFDGFGGSGISDRNLESAKQSIDLYFSKLSGDPNATMPYFYSPQYVLETNALVNAMFIAHKNLLNINKSKPLNDKGGVSAALTMLSENILSIVSCGNCLVLMYRDGDLSLINTPDCVKQISISDNSHQKSTFPLVALGLYEDLSPKIWELNVEPNDRIIVLSDGVYGSLSLHDIKRIIQESTQDEVIQIDNLFDGANRRGNLDNQSAIIYSIV